In the Engystomops pustulosus chromosome 2, aEngPut4.maternal, whole genome shotgun sequence genome, one interval contains:
- the LOC140118973 gene encoding uncharacterized protein isoform X1, giving the protein MPPLLSTSSSTHSLIWQEVSSLILAGVISRVPQDQEKTGFYSPLFLVKKPNGSNRMIINLKALNKFITYRRFHMESVRSATQIIYTGYCMCTIDLQDAYYHVPIHPSSQKFLRFSVLSPEGSVLHFQFRALPFWDFISSKSVYKDHGGGGCFSETSASIYRPLFRRPADCGKRQSRSHYSKRSYDTQAFRVGMVNKHPKVRSFSLHPQEIPWCNVRFHSSDVLSSSGKSGRSETTRSLLQNEDFYINPRSHEDLGTPYSLSPISGLESKSFSHPTELDSEQLGSKTLRFGQEGHHPILSKKKFTVVVTEEEPGERGPLALSSASHNCNRRKQCGLGSGLPFPLRPRSMDAFPIPEAIKLSRATGHLGSPKAKYTSPEKQPCTHFIRQHHSGVLLKKTGGDKIDDSFHLNTYDLLLGRGERALPLRNSPERSSKQRGRLPQQGTDFSQRMEHQSRGLHPFDKSVGNSSNRSLRHKEEYGMPSILHSGGRSTEGSTGCFQPPMGRTSFLCLSPYSLSGKGPQKNPYGPGKGDTDLSKLAKEELVSSVDIPDPAATSDTTLTERPVTPGTDSTSRPGTASANSLDPESEFLTSRGLSMAVVTTLKASRKKVTFAIYHKIWKKFVTFCGDNPPSQSNPNILQILDFLQKGLEQGLSTSTLKVQVSALGAFCDRPLAEHRWVKRFILASSRIRPQILRRVPTWDLKLVLDALSRPPFEPLDSANIKNLTLKTTLLVAVTTARRLGEIQAISIKEPYMRVLSDRIILTLDPGFIPKVTSRFHRAQEITLPSFCENPSTSREASWHLLDGKNKGRKASKTSIARWLKLAISTCYTQQGKETPTDLKAHSTRAMSTSWAEKRGASLEQICKAATWASSSTFIKHYRLDLPCSQDLSFGRKVLQAVIPP; this is encoded by the exons ATGCCTCCCTTATTATCTACCTCTTCCTCTACCCATTCTCTCATCTGGCAGGAAGTCTCATCTCTCATTCTCGCAGGAGTGATCTCCCGGGTCCCTCAAGATCAAGAAAAGACGGGCTTCTATTCTCCCCTCTTCCTGGTCAAAAAACCAAACGGGTCAAACCGGATGATAATAAACTTAAAGGCCTTGAACAAGTTCATCACTTACAGACGTTTCCacatggaatcggtaagatctGCGACCCAAATCATTTACACAGGTTACTGCATGTGCACAATAGATCTGCAAGACGCCTATTATCACGTCCCAATTCACCCATCATCTCAAAAATTCTTAAGATTTTCTGTCCTCTCTCCAGAGGGTTCTGTCCTACACTTTCAGTTTCGGGCTCTCCCCTTTTGGGATTTCATCAGCTCCAAGAGTGTTTAcaaagatcatggtggaggtggttgcTTTTCTGAGACTTCAGCGAGTATCTATCGTCCCTTATTTAGACGACCTGCTGATTGTGGGAAAAGACAGTCCAGATCTCATTATAGCAAGAGATCTTACGATACACAAGCTTTCAGAGTTGGGATGGTTAATAAACACCCCAAAGTCAGATCTTTCTCCCTCCACCCTCAAGAAATTCCTTGGTGTAATGTTAGATTCCACTCATCTGATGTCCTTTCTTCCTCAGGGAAAAGCGGAAGATCTGAGACAACACGTTCGCTCCTTCAGAATGAAGATTTCTATATCAATCCGAGGAGCCATGAAGATCTTGGGACTCCTTACAGCCTGTCTCCCATCAGTGGCCTGGAGTCAAAATCATTCTCGCATCCTACAGAATTGGATTCTGAGCAGTTGGGATCGAAGACCCTCAGGTTTggacaagaaggtcatcatcccaTCCTCAGTAAAAAGAAGTTTACAGTGGTGGTTACAGAGGAAGAACCTGGAGAACGGGGTCCACTGGCATTGTCTTCTGCGTCTCACAATTGCAACCGACGCAAGCAGTGTGGGCTGGGGAGCGGTCTTCCCTTCCCATTACGcccaaggtctatggacgccttcCCAATCCCGGAAGCCATCAAACTATCGAGAGCTACGGGCCATCTGGGAAGCCCTAAGGCAAAATACACCTCTCCTGAAAAACAACCATGTACACATTTTATCAGACAACACCACAGCGGTGTCTTACTTAAGAAGACAGGGGGGGACAAGATCGACGACTCTTTCCACCTTAACACATACGATCTTCTCCTGGGCAGAGGAGAACGTGCTCTCCCTCTCCGCAACTCACCTGAGAGGAGTTCTAAACAAAGAGGCAGACTACCTCAGCAGGGAACAGATTTCTCCCAACGAATGGAGCATCAATCCAGAGGTCTTCATCCATTTGACAAGTCTGTGGGGAATTCCTCAAATCGATCTCTTCGCCACAAAGAAGAATACGGTATGCCATCGATACTACACTCTGGAGGCAGGAGCACCGAAGGATCGACTGGATGCTTTCAGCCACCGATGGGTCGAACCTCTTTCCtatgcctttccccctattcccttagTGGCAAGGGTCCTCAGAAAAATCCTTACGGACCAGGCAAGGGTGATACTGATCTGTCCAAATTGGCCAAAGAAGAACTGGTATCCTCTGTTGACATCCCTGACCCAGCAGCAACCAGTGATACTACCCTCACGGAGAGACCTGTTACACCAGGGACCGATTCTACATCCCGACCCGGGACGGCTTCAGCTAACAgcttggatcctgagtccgaATTCCTGACATCGCGGGGACTTTCAATGGCTGTAGTAACAACTCTTAAGGCAAGTAGGAAGAAGGTTACGTTCGCAATTTAtcataaaatttggaaaaaatttgtaaCATTTTGTGGAGATAATCCTCCATCTCAATCTAACCCCAATATCTTACAGATTTTGGACTTTCTACAGAAAGGCCTGGAACAGGGCCTTTCTACTAGCACCTTAAAGGTCCAGGTCTCGGCCCTTGGCGCCTTCTGCGATCGTCCACTGGcggagcacaggtgggtcaaaaggtttatcctagcctcctccagaatcagacccCAGATTCTCAGGAGAGTTCCTACATGGGACCTAAAACTGGTTCTAGACGCACTTTCCAGACCACCATTTGAACCTCTGGATAGCGCCAACATAAAGAACTTAACGTTAAAAACTACCCTTCTTGTTGCTGTCACTACAGCTAGAAGATTGGGTGAAATTCAGGCTATTTCAATCAAAGAGCCTTATATGCGAGTTCTGTCTGATCGTATAATTCTTACTTTAGATCCAGGCTTCATTCCCAAGGTGACATCCAGATTTCACAGAGCTCAAGAAATCACACTACCATCTTTTTGCGAAAATCCCTCCACTAGTAGGGAAGCTTCGTGGCACCTTCTAGAC ggAAAAAACAAAGGGAGAAAGGCCTCAAAGACATCAATAGCAAGATGGCTAAAGTTAGCTATCTCCACCTGTTATACGCAACAAGGGAAGGAGACCCCAACGGacctaaaagcccattccaccagggctatgtccacttcCTGGGCTGAAAAAAGAGGTGCATCATTAGAGCAGATTTGCAAGGCCGCTACCTGGGCCTCATCATCCACCTTCataaaacactacagactggattTGCCTTGTTCTCAAGATCTTTCCTTTGGCAGGAAAGTTCTACAAGCTGTCATCCCACCCTAA
- the LOC140118973 gene encoding uncharacterized protein isoform X2 produces MPPLLSTSSSTHSLIWQEVSSLILAGVISRVPQDQEKTGFYSPLFLVKKPNGSNRMIINLKALNKFITYRRFHMESVRSATQIIYTGYCMCTIDLQDAYYHVPIHPSSQKFLRFSVLSPEGSVLHFQFRALPFWDFISSKSVYKDHGGGGCFSETSASIYRPLFRRPADCGKRQSRSHYSKRSYDTQAFRVGMVNKHPKVRSFSLHPQEIPWCNVRFHSSDVLSSSGKSGRSETTRSLLQNEDFYINPRSHEDLGTPYSLSPISGLESKSFSHPTELDSEQLGSKTLRFGQEGHHPILSKKKFTVVVTEEEPGERGPLALSSASHNCNRRKQCGLGSGLPFPLRPRSMDAFPIPEAIKLSRATGHLGSPKAKYTSPEKQPCTHFIRQHHSGVLLKKTGGDKIDDSFHLNTYDLLLGRGERALPLRNSPERSSKQRGRLPQQGTDFSQRMEHQSRGLHPFDKSVGNSSNRSLRHKEEYGMPSILHSGGRSTEGSTGCFQPPMGRTSFLCLSPYSLSGKGPQKNPYGPGKGDTDLSKLAKEELVSSVDIPDPAATSDTTLTERPVTPGTDSTSRPGTASANSLDPESEFLTSRGLSMAVVTTLKASRKKVTFAIYHKIWKKFVTFCGDNPPSQSNPNILQILDFLQKGLEQGLSTSTLKVQVSALGAFCDRPLAEHRSRLHSQGDIQISQSSRNHTTIFLRKSLH; encoded by the exons ATGCCTCCCTTATTATCTACCTCTTCCTCTACCCATTCTCTCATCTGGCAGGAAGTCTCATCTCTCATTCTCGCAGGAGTGATCTCCCGGGTCCCTCAAGATCAAGAAAAGACGGGCTTCTATTCTCCCCTCTTCCTGGTCAAAAAACCAAACGGGTCAAACCGGATGATAATAAACTTAAAGGCCTTGAACAAGTTCATCACTTACAGACGTTTCCacatggaatcggtaagatctGCGACCCAAATCATTTACACAGGTTACTGCATGTGCACAATAGATCTGCAAGACGCCTATTATCACGTCCCAATTCACCCATCATCTCAAAAATTCTTAAGATTTTCTGTCCTCTCTCCAGAGGGTTCTGTCCTACACTTTCAGTTTCGGGCTCTCCCCTTTTGGGATTTCATCAGCTCCAAGAGTGTTTAcaaagatcatggtggaggtggttgcTTTTCTGAGACTTCAGCGAGTATCTATCGTCCCTTATTTAGACGACCTGCTGATTGTGGGAAAAGACAGTCCAGATCTCATTATAGCAAGAGATCTTACGATACACAAGCTTTCAGAGTTGGGATGGTTAATAAACACCCCAAAGTCAGATCTTTCTCCCTCCACCCTCAAGAAATTCCTTGGTGTAATGTTAGATTCCACTCATCTGATGTCCTTTCTTCCTCAGGGAAAAGCGGAAGATCTGAGACAACACGTTCGCTCCTTCAGAATGAAGATTTCTATATCAATCCGAGGAGCCATGAAGATCTTGGGACTCCTTACAGCCTGTCTCCCATCAGTGGCCTGGAGTCAAAATCATTCTCGCATCCTACAGAATTGGATTCTGAGCAGTTGGGATCGAAGACCCTCAGGTTTggacaagaaggtcatcatcccaTCCTCAGTAAAAAGAAGTTTACAGTGGTGGTTACAGAGGAAGAACCTGGAGAACGGGGTCCACTGGCATTGTCTTCTGCGTCTCACAATTGCAACCGACGCAAGCAGTGTGGGCTGGGGAGCGGTCTTCCCTTCCCATTACGcccaaggtctatggacgccttcCCAATCCCGGAAGCCATCAAACTATCGAGAGCTACGGGCCATCTGGGAAGCCCTAAGGCAAAATACACCTCTCCTGAAAAACAACCATGTACACATTTTATCAGACAACACCACAGCGGTGTCTTACTTAAGAAGACAGGGGGGGACAAGATCGACGACTCTTTCCACCTTAACACATACGATCTTCTCCTGGGCAGAGGAGAACGTGCTCTCCCTCTCCGCAACTCACCTGAGAGGAGTTCTAAACAAAGAGGCAGACTACCTCAGCAGGGAACAGATTTCTCCCAACGAATGGAGCATCAATCCAGAGGTCTTCATCCATTTGACAAGTCTGTGGGGAATTCCTCAAATCGATCTCTTCGCCACAAAGAAGAATACGGTATGCCATCGATACTACACTCTGGAGGCAGGAGCACCGAAGGATCGACTGGATGCTTTCAGCCACCGATGGGTCGAACCTCTTTCCtatgcctttccccctattcccttagTGGCAAGGGTCCTCAGAAAAATCCTTACGGACCAGGCAAGGGTGATACTGATCTGTCCAAATTGGCCAAAGAAGAACTGGTATCCTCTGTTGACATCCCTGACCCAGCAGCAACCAGTGATACTACCCTCACGGAGAGACCTGTTACACCAGGGACCGATTCTACATCCCGACCCGGGACGGCTTCAGCTAACAgcttggatcctgagtccgaATTCCTGACATCGCGGGGACTTTCAATGGCTGTAGTAACAACTCTTAAGGCAAGTAGGAAGAAGGTTACGTTCGCAATTTAtcataaaatttggaaaaaatttgtaaCATTTTGTGGAGATAATCCTCCATCTCAATCTAACCCCAATATCTTACAGATTTTGGACTTTCTACAGAAAGGCCTGGAACAGGGCCTTTCTACTAGCACCTTAAAGGTCCAGGTCTCGGCCCTTGGCGCCTTCTGCGATCGTCCACTGGcggagcacag ATCCAGGCTTCATTCCCAAGGTGACATCCAGATTTCACAGAGCTCAAGAAATCACACTACCATCTTTTTGCGAAAATCCCTCCACTAG